From a single Plutella xylostella chromosome 5, ilPluXylo3.1, whole genome shotgun sequence genomic region:
- the LOC105397576 gene encoding lipase 3 encodes MMLLWVLACSLAALQGCQAQGATSTAGNLVNYTALFGTSPRKDLDFLQLCRYDGYDCEAHTVTTLDGYILSVFRVLPNANCTEQKQPILFMHGLYLTGDDCLTPGPGAAHCYLYSDACHEVWVPNVRGNRYSRRHVYLNPDRDDKFWDFALEEHSYLDLPASVDYVLAKTGQPKVAFVGHAQGATMLVLLCAKYPAYNDKISVGFGISMTAWLNHATFPVLTIQGVLAPLLTGAVNLGVNGELFPHGGITTTAAEALCGLNTASYPFCSVLLFATLGYNRFQITNETLPVVVGHIPGGTSLKNFNRWGQIRKNGFTEYDYGFVRNWVKYGWYRPPQFDLSRVSVPLVFLGSEGDVVAAVPDVIRLRRALTTAELCVLADKTFGHLDFVYGKDVPNYITPKILSSIENGTYVCDGYFI; translated from the coding sequence ATGATGCTGCTGTGGGTGCTGGCTTGTAGCCTGGCCGCGTTGCAGGGGTGCCAGGCGCAGGGTGCCACCTCCACCGCCGGGAACCTCGTCAACTACACGGCCCTGTTCGGGACATCCCCGAGGAAGGACCTGGACTTCCTGCAACTCTGCCGCTACGACGGATACGACTGCGAAGCGCACACGGTGACAACCCTCGACGGATACATCCTGTCAGTGTTCCGAGTGCTGCCCAACGCCAACTGCACGGAGCAAAAGCAGCCAATCCTGTTCATGCACGGGCTGTACCTGACGGGCGACGACTGCCTGACGCCCGGGCCCGGCGCCGCGCACTGCTACCTGTACAGCGACGCCTGCCACGAGGTGTGGGTGCCCAACGTGCGCGGCAACCGCTACAGCCGCCGCCACGTCTACCTCAACCCCGACAGAGACGATAAGTTCTGGGACTTCGCTCTTGAAGAACACTCGTACCTCGATCTGCCTGCTTCTGTTGACTACGTTCTAGCGAAAACTGGACAGCCAAAGGTAGCGTTTGTCGGACACGCGCAGGGCGCCACCATGCTGGTGCTTCTTTGCGCCAAGTACCCCGCGTATAACGACAAGATTTCTGTCGGATTCGGTATTTCCATGACCGCATGGCTGAATCATGCGACATTCCCCGTTCTGACCATCCAAGGAGTTCTGGCTCCTCTGCTAACGGGTGCAGTGAATCTCGGAGTGAACGGCGAGTTGTTCCCGCACGGAGGCATCACGACGACGGCGGCGGAGGCGCTGTGCGGGCTGAACACCGCCAGCTACCCGTTCTGCTCCGTGCTGCTGTTCGCCACGCTCGGCTACAACCGCTTCCAGATCACCAACGAGACTCTCCCAGTGGTCGTGGGGCATATTCCCGGAGGAACCTCGCTGAAGAACTTCAACCGCTGGGGGCAGATCCGGAAGAACGGGTTCACAGAGTACGACTACGGCTTCGTGAGGAACTGGGTGAAGTACGGCTGGTACCGGCCGCCGCAGTTCGACCTGAGCCGCGTGTCGGTGCCGCTGGTGTTCCTCGGCAGTGAGGGCGACGTGGTGGCCGCCGTGCCTGACGTCATCAGGCTCCGTCGCGCGCTGACCACCGCCGAGCTGTGCGTGCTCGCAGACAAGACCTTCGGACACTTGGACTTTGTTTATGGCAAAGATGTACCCAACTACATCACTCCAAAAATATTGTCCAGCATTGAAAACGGAACCTATGTGTGTGATGGATATTTCATTTAG
- the LOC125488467 gene encoding Down syndrome cell adhesion molecule-like protein Dscam2, with amino-acid sequence MGITLSSLFQRWYRETAGGALRELREGEGGGRYTRGAWALGVRRADVADAGRWACRAANAHGHVTARALLAVHAALTVHAQPQLQVVNSGGTAVINCTWGGWPAPRLEWLHNGAPLGSGVTGGRVRVAGGGDQLVIASVQRADRGVYQCMARNERDSAQASSELRLGDTAPELQYTFIEQVLRPGQVVTLKCSASGSPAPHFSWLLDGQTLNTMTRGHRYNIEQFGTKNNEIVGYLNISSVRSEDGGLYTCKASNSLGDVSHTSRLNIYGPPYVRSIGPIRAVAGRELVLYCPYSGYPISSVKWERDGSPVEWDGGGEGTLRLSRVEAAHGGTYSCAVAGPHGEIARRDLQLIISNPPEIEPFSFSANLQEGKRAQVSCSVTSGDMPVHFTWLKDRLPIPSELQVEERGADFFSNLVFKEVTAQHSGSYTCVASNSAAKVNYTAELVVKVSPKWVTEPKEESVLAGEPLALHCQTSGSPPPQVTWLKQRGGGSSDYSPLVNLGGRFQFLGNGTLWIEAALPYDEGHYMCRSENGVGSALTKSIFVAVNEPARFEQTSHNMTARRDSPATLLCDVRGDHPLRVAWAHNMNQLDLNTYRLSISEAKTDSGLRSQLYISRADRQDSGVYKCQAVNAYGHSDHYIYLSVQEKPDSPHSLAVTEIQSRGVRLSWSQGFDGNSPLLGYSLQAAPLGAQGSQRWENARTLNVTLHGHGADPHSPVVLTKKGELHFEALVNNLQPHTAYMIRLAAYNQIDRSEFTEPVVVKTQEEAPSEPPSSVQVTAGGAGELHVSWRPPPREAWHGELLGYTVSCAEMSPAGVLLRNTSRTLTVNGWSASELSLSALRKFTRYEVRVRAFNAVAAGPASAPVSATTLEGVPESHPMRVTCSALSSSSMKVSWSPPPPGQHGGLIQGYKVMYAPLTADHADVGEIKRVTTTETYLHTLHKYTNYSVQVLAFTGAGDGKRSPPVYCLTEEDVPSAPQKIKALAFSSDSVLVSWLPPLHPNGIITHYTVYYREAGRLGKHSSFTVPADGTPELELVFQVRALRESQLYEFWVSASTAPGEGDATLVVGQGPSSRIPARIASFGGVITRGAGAGCVLPCACVGAPPPRSRWTHARAPVTHHTYYQVTPRGHLHIREVNEHSSGNFTCTATNTIGEDSITYTVIAILPPSAPPLSLQYTTASSIKLHWLPPRDGGSPILGYLLHFKHAADSDWHIIDISPDTSTYTMDMLKCGSTYNAKIQAKNKVSIGPPSDVLTATTRGGRPKPPKAEEHVYMNSTAIKINFYAWRDGGCPILGFRVSYKRAGTEHWIKVGMIDIAYLVGDDLNSASHVLGDLTPATWYELSIEAYNDAGAETVMLLADTHTLAGARIPPMKPSSPLSGGERRASFRTVLLSCAASAVVIVATLAAIVCVVQGKRKFFCISSDHYMRDDRKLSESNEAEREKLREGQKLYSSSSINGNEKSNDDSSAELYEISPYATFGVSEGAHSLHFRTFGRREDEAAPPHRHRRERRHRASCDHYRYDESSLSKSSTVEARHRLRAACAGAGWREPPTDSDDNSDSLANTTTKGSVGSGGGSAGSGARRGASSATTNGSDGVPAGSFAPVAADISSLIDKYQQRKEQERRECTIHV; translated from the exons ATGGGAATAACATTGTCATCCTTATTCCAGAG ATGGTACCGCGAGACAGCGGGCGGCGCGCTACGCGAGCTACGCGAGGGCGAGGGCGGAGGGCGTTACACACGCGGTGCGTGGGCGCTGGGCGTGCGCCGCGCGGACGTGGCGGACGCGGGGCGCTGGGCGTGCCGGGCGGCCAACGCCCACGGGCATGTCACCGCGCGCGCGCTGCTGGCCGTGCACGCCGCGTTGACTGTGCATGCGCAGCCGCAGCTGCAG GTGGTGAACAGTGGCGGCACAGCAGTCATCAACTGCACATGGGGTGGCTGGCCTGCGCCGCGGCTGGAGTGGCTGCACAACGGGGCGCCCCTGGGCTCGGGCGTCACCGGGGGCAGGGTGCGGGTGGCGGGCGGCGGGGACCAGCTCGTCATCGCTTCCGTGCAGCGCGCCGATAGGGGGGTCTACCAGTGCATGGCCAGGAATGAGAGGGATTCCGCGCAGGCGTCGTCCGAGTTGCGGCTGGGAG ATACGGCCCCGGAGCTGCAGTACACGTTCATCGAGCAGGTGCTGCGTCCGGGGCAGGTGGTAACCCTCAAGTGTTCAGCATCAGGGTCGCCCGCGCCGCACTTCTCCTGGTTGCTGGACGGACAGACGCTCAACACCATGACTAGGGGACACAG ATACAACATCGAACAGTTCGGCACAAAGAACAACGAGATCGTGGGGTACCTGAACATATCCTCGGTGAGGTCGGAGGACGGTGGGCTCTACACCTGCAAGGCCTCCAACTCACTCGGAGACGTGTCCCACACATCCAGACTCAACATTTATG GCCCACCTTATGTCCGATCTATTGGACCCATCAGAGCGGTGGCCGGTCGAGAACTGGTTTTGTACTGCCCCTACTCTGGGTATCCCATCAG CTCAGTTAAGTGGGAGCGGGACGGCAGCCCTGTCGAGTGGGACGGGGGCGGCGAGGGCACTCTGCGCCTGAGCCGAGTGGAGGCGGCGCACGGAGGCACCTACTCCTGCGCGGTCGCCGGCCCGCACGGCGAGATCGCTAGGAGGGACCTGCAACTTATTATTAGCA ATCCCCCGGAGATCGAACCATTCTCCTTCTCGGCCAACCTGCAGGAGGGCAAGCGCGCGCAGGTCAGCTGCAGCGTGACCTCGGGCGACATGCCGGTGCACTTCACCTGGCTCAAGGACCGCCTACCCATTCCCTCCGAGTTGCAG GTGGAAGAGCGGGGCGCTGACTTTTTCAGCAACCTTGTATTCAAGGAAGTGACGGCCCAGCACAGTGGCTCGTACACCTGTGTGGCCTCCAACTCCGCCGCCAAGGTTAACTATACGGCTGAGCTGGTGGTGAAAG TGTCCCCCAAGTGGGTGACGGAGCCCAAGGAGGAGTCGGTGCTGGCCGGGGAGCCGCTCGCGCTGCACTGCCAGACCAGCGGGTCCCCGCCGCCGCAGGTCACCTGGCTCAAGCAGAGAG GAGGCGGCTCCTCAGACTACAGCCCGCTAGTGAACCTGGGCGGGCGCTTCCAGTTCCTCGGCAACGGTACGCTGTGGATCGAGGCCGCGCTGCCCTACGACGAGGGACACTACATGTGTCGCTCGGAGAACGGAGTGGGCAGCGCGCTTACTAAGAGCATCTTTGTTGCTGTTAATG AGCCGGCGCGCTTCGAGCAGACATCCCACAACATGACGGCGCGCCGCGACTCGCCCGCCACGCTGTTGTGCGACGTGCGCGGCGACCACCCCCTGCGCGTCGCCTGGGCGCACAACATGAACCAGCTAGATCTTAATACTTATAG GTTAAGCATTTCCGAAGCAAAGACTGATAGTGGTTTAAGGTCCCAGTTATACATAAGCAGAGCCGACCGGCAGGACTCGGGCGTGTACAAGTGCCAGGCCGTCAACGCGTACGGACACAGCGACCACTACATCTACCTCTCCGTCCAAG AGAAGCCCGACAGCCCGCACTCGCTAGCCGTCACAGAGATCCAGAGCCGCGGCGTCCGGCTGTCCTGGAGCCAGGGCTTCGACGGCAACTCCCCGCTGCTGGGCTACTCGCTGCAGGCGGCGCCGCTCGGGGCGCAGGGCTCGCAGCGGTGGGAGAACGCAAGGACGCTCAATGTGACGCTGCATGGGCATGGCGCTGACCCGCACTCGCCTGTTGT GCTAACAAAGAAAGGCGAGCTGCACTTCGAGGCGCTAGTAAACAACCTGCAGCCGCACACGGCGTACATGATCCGCCTCGCCGCCTACAACCAGATCGACCGCAGCGAGTTCACTGAACCTGTTGTGGTCAAGACTCAGGAGGAAG CGCCTTCCGAGCCGCCGAGCAGCGTGCAGGTgacggcgggcggcgcgggcgagcTGCACGTGTCGtggcgcccgccgccgcgcgagGCGTGGCACGGCGAGCTGCTGGGCTACACGGTCAGCTGCGCCGAGATGTCGCCTGCTGGTGTACTGCTGCGAAACACCTCCAG AACGCTGACAGTGAACGGCTGGTCAGCATCAGAGCTGAGTCTGTCGGCGCTTCGCAAGTTCACCCGCTACGAGGTGCGCGTGCGCGCGTTCAACGCGGTCGCCGCCGGGCCCGCCTCTGCACCTGTCTCTGCAACAACGCTGGAAGGAG TGCCAGAGTCCCACCCTATGCGAGTGACCTGCTCGGCTCTTTCCTCGTCCAGCATGAAGGTCTCATggagcccgccgccgccgggccaGCACGGCGGACTCATACAGGGGTATAAAGTTATGTACGCGCCGCTTACGGCCGACCATG CGGACGTAGGCGAGATAAAGCGCGTGACAACCACAGAGACGTACCTGCACACGCTGCACAAATACACGAACTACTCGGTACAGGTGCTGGCCTTCACCGGTGCGGGCGACGGCAAGCGGAGCCCGCCCGTCTACTGCCTTACTGAGGAGGATG TGCCCTCAGCGCCGCAGAAGATCAAGGCGTTGGCGTTCTCGAGTGACTCGGTGCTCGTGAGCTGGCTGCCCCCCCTACATCCCAATGGCATCATCACTCACTACACGGTGTATTATCGGGAGGCTGGCAG ACTAGGCAAGCACTCGAGCTTCACCGTCCCGGCAGACGGCACCCCGGAGCTGGAGCTGGTGTTCCAGGTGCGCGCGCTGCGGGAGAGCCAGCTCTACGAGTTCTGGGTGTCGGCCAGCACCGCGCCCGGCGAGGGCGACGCCACGCTGGTGGTGGGGCAGGGGCCCAGCTCCAGGA TCCCAGCCCGCATAGCGTCGTTCGGCGGCGTGATcacgcgcggcgcgggcgcgggctgcGTGCTCCCGTGCGCGTGCgtgggcgcgccgccgccgcgctcgcGCTGGACGCACGCGCGCGCGCCCGTCACGCACCACACCTACTACCAGGTCACGCCGAGGGGGCATCTGCATATACGAG AAGTAAACGAGCATTCCTCAGGCAACTTCACGTGTACGGCCACGAACACGATAGGAGAGGACTCTATAACGTACACGGTGATCGCCATCCTGCCGCCGTCGGCGCCGCCGCTGTCGCTGCAGTACACCACCGCTTCTAGTATCAAGCTGCACTGGCTGCCTCCTAGAGATGGAGGATCACCTATACTGG gatACCTGCTACATTTCAAGCACGCTGCCGATAGCGACTGGCACATCATCGACATATCACCAGATACGTCGACTTATACAATGGATATGCTCAAATGTGGTTCTACGTACAATGCAAAGATTCAGGCCAAAAACAAAGTATCGATTGGACCACCCAGTGATGTCCTAACAGCAACTACTAGGGGtggac ggCCAAAGCCTCCAAAAGCTGAAGAACATGTGTACATGAACTCCAcagcaattaaaataaacttctaCGCGTGGCGCGATGGCGGCTGTCCGATACTCGGCTTCCGCGTATCTTACAAGAGAGCTGGCACAGAACACTGGATAAAGGTCGGTATGATAGATATCGCGTATCTT GTGGGCGACGATCTAAACTCGGCCAGCCACGTGCTGGGTGACTTGACTCCCGCGACGTGGTACGAGCTGTCCATCGAGGCGTACAACGACGCCGGAGCTGAAACTGTCATGCTACTGGCTGACACACATACTTTAGCAGGAG CCCGAATCCCTCCAATGAAGCCGTCCTCCCCGCTGTCCGGCGGCGAGCGCCGGGCGTCGTTCCGCACGGTGCTGCTGTCCTGCGCGGCCAGCGCCGTCGTCATCGTGGCCACGCTCGCCGCCATTGTATGTGTCGTGCAGGGGAAGCggaa ATTTTTCTGTATATCAAGCGATCACTACATGCGTGATGATCGTAAACTAAGTGAAAGTAATGAAGCAGAGAGGGAAAAACTTAGAGAAGGACAGAAATTAtactcttcttcttctataAATGGAAATGAAAAGTCGAATGACGACTCTTCAG CAGAACTGTACGAAATAAGTCCGTACGCCACTTTCGGAGTCTCCGAGGGGGCGCACTCGCTGCACTTCCGCACCTTCGGCCGGAGAGAGGACGAGGCCGCGCCCCCGCACCGCCACCGGAGAGAACGGAGGCATCGGGCGTCCTGCGACCACTATCGATATG ACGAGTCAAGCCTCTCGAAATCGTCAACAGTGGAGGCGCGGCACCGGCTGCGCGCGGCCTGCGCCGGCGCCGGCTGGCGGGAGCCCCCCACCGACTCCGACGACAATAGCGACAGCCTCGCCAATACCACTACTAAAG GGTCGGTGGGGTCgggcggcggcagcgcgggCTCGGGCGCGCGCCGCGGAGCCTCCAG CGCTACCACAAACGGGAGTGACGGTGTACCGGCCGGCAGCTTCGCCCCCGTCGCCGCTGATATATCATCACTGATCGACAA ATACCAACAGAGAAAGGAGCAGGAACGGAGGGAGTGCACCATCCATGTTTAG